One genomic segment of Acinetobacter oleivorans DR1 includes these proteins:
- a CDS encoding MmoB/DmpM family protein → MSKVYLALQDNDTSRYILEAIEEDNPEASIQYLPAMIRIESETDLVIKAETVSEKLGQDWDIQSLQLNMITLGGNVEEDDDTFRLHWN, encoded by the coding sequence ATGTCTAAAGTCTATCTCGCATTACAAGACAACGATACTTCACGCTACATCCTCGAAGCGATTGAAGAAGATAACCCTGAAGCTTCAATTCAGTATTTACCCGCCATGATTCGAATTGAAAGTGAAACTGATTTGGTCATTAAAGCCGAAACCGTTTCTGAAAAACTAGGCCAAGATTGGGACATTCAATCGTTACAACTCAACATGATTACGCTAGGCGGCAACGTCGAAGAAGATGACGATACTTTCCGCCTTCACTGGAATTAA
- a CDS encoding aromatic/alkene/methane monooxygenase hydroxylase/oxygenase subunit alpha, whose translation MTTQTKETSKKLNAKDRYRALTRDLDWDFSYADRKDAFPYEEFEGIKITDWSKWEDPFRLTMDAYWKYQAEKEKKLYAIFDAFAQNNGQMNVSNERYLNAIKLFLTAVTPLEYQAYQGYAHVGRQFSGIGARIASQMQSIDELRHVQTQIHAMSHYNKFFDGFQDWAHMHDRVWYLSVPKSFFEDARSAGPFEFLLAISFAFEYVLTNLLFVPFMSGAAYNGDMATVTFGFSAQSDEARHMTLGLEIVKFLLEQHEDNVPIVQEWIDKWFWRGTRLLSIVGMMMDYMLPNKVMSWKEAWEVYFEQAGGALFKDLSRYGIRMPKYSDVIVKEKEHVSHQAWWIFYNFGHAAGFHTWIPTDEEMDWLSAKYPDTFDKYYRPKWELARKMEAEGKRFYSAGLPQLCQVCQIPMTFTEMGDDPTQFSYRHSIYQGERYHTCSDGCHDIFEREPEKYIQAWLPVNQILQGNCGGGDLETMLRDYYRMNVGADNLDIEGSPDQQRWKKWKGNAA comes from the coding sequence ATGACAACTCAAACCAAAGAAACCAGCAAAAAGTTAAATGCTAAAGATCGTTACCGCGCATTAACCCGTGATCTGGACTGGGACTTTTCCTATGCTGACCGTAAAGACGCGTTCCCTTATGAAGAATTTGAAGGCATCAAAATTACGGACTGGTCTAAATGGGAAGATCCATTCCGTTTAACCATGGATGCTTACTGGAAATATCAGGCAGAAAAAGAGAAAAAACTGTATGCCATTTTTGATGCCTTTGCTCAAAACAATGGTCAGATGAATGTCAGCAATGAACGTTACTTAAATGCGATCAAACTCTTTTTAACAGCGGTGACCCCACTTGAATACCAGGCCTATCAAGGCTATGCACATGTAGGCCGCCAGTTTAGTGGTATTGGAGCACGTATTGCTTCTCAGATGCAGTCGATTGATGAGCTGCGTCATGTACAAACCCAGATTCATGCCATGAGCCATTACAACAAGTTCTTTGATGGTTTTCAGGACTGGGCACATATGCATGACCGCGTTTGGTATTTGTCTGTGCCTAAATCATTTTTTGAAGATGCCCGTTCTGCCGGACCTTTCGAATTTTTATTAGCGATTAGTTTTGCTTTTGAATATGTACTTACCAACTTACTGTTTGTGCCGTTTATGTCAGGTGCAGCTTATAACGGCGATATGGCAACCGTAACCTTTGGTTTTAGTGCACAGTCAGATGAAGCGCGCCACATGACGCTTGGTCTTGAAATCGTAAAATTTTTGCTCGAACAACATGAAGACAACGTGCCGATTGTGCAGGAATGGATTGATAAATGGTTCTGGCGTGGAACGCGTTTGCTTTCAATTGTGGGCATGATGATGGATTACATGCTGCCAAACAAAGTGATGTCTTGGAAAGAAGCTTGGGAGGTTTATTTTGAACAGGCAGGTGGTGCGCTATTTAAAGATTTAAGCCGTTATGGCATTCGTATGCCGAAATATAGCGATGTCATTGTAAAAGAAAAAGAGCATGTCTCACATCAGGCATGGTGGATTTTCTATAACTTTGGTCATGCTGCTGGTTTCCATACTTGGATTCCAACCGACGAAGAAATGGATTGGTTATCGGCTAAATATCCAGACACTTTCGATAAATACTACCGTCCAAAATGGGAGCTGGCCCGCAAAATGGAAGCTGAAGGTAAGCGTTTCTACAGCGCAGGTTTACCACAGCTTTGTCAGGTTTGTCAGATTCCTATGACCTTTACCGAAATGGGTGATGATCCGACTCAATTTAGTTATCGCCATAGCATTTACCAAGGCGAACGCTACCATACCTGTTCAGATGGCTGTCATGACATTTTCGAACGTGAGCCTGAGAAATATATACAAGCATGGTTACCTGTAAATCAAATTTTGCAAGGCAACTGTGGTGGCGGTGACCTCGAAACCATGCTCCGCGATTATTACCGCATGAATGTCGGCGCCGACAATCTGGATATTGAAGGTTCACCAGACCAACAGCGCTGGAAAAAATGGAAAGGCAACGCAGCTTAA
- a CDS encoding phenol hydroxylase subunit P4 produces MTVRAIHNNYQFEPLDLQKNYGDQFLLYVGWDHHTLFCSAHAMLASPQQTLGQLIEQQITGGFAQHPDFAKIDWSKVQYTLDGQTISPESTQSLAELGFGHKSLLRFVTPELNGYNDSYV; encoded by the coding sequence ATGACTGTTCGCGCGATACACAACAACTATCAATTTGAACCGCTTGATCTGCAAAAAAATTATGGCGATCAATTCTTACTTTATGTGGGTTGGGATCATCACACACTTTTTTGCTCGGCACATGCCATGCTTGCCTCACCTCAACAAACTTTGGGACAGTTGATTGAGCAACAAATTACAGGTGGTTTTGCCCAACATCCAGATTTTGCCAAAATTGATTGGTCAAAAGTGCAATACACCTTAGATGGTCAAACAATTAGCCCAGAGAGTACACAAAGCTTGGCAGAGCTTGGTTTTGGGCATAAGTCACTACTTCGTTTCGTTACGCCAGAATTAAATGGCTATAACGACAGCTACGTTTAA
- a CDS encoding NADH:ubiquinone reductase (Na(+)-transporting) subunit F, with protein sequence MSYQVTIEPIGTTIEVEEDQTILDAALRQGVWLPFACGHGTCGTCKVQVTDGFYDVGEASPFALMDIERDENKVLACCCKPQSDMVIEADVDEDPDFLGHLVQDYQATVIDIKDLSPTIKGIRLQLDRPIEFQAGQYINVQFPDIEGTRAFSIANSPSEVGIVELHIRKVEGGAATTYVHEQLATGDQLDISGPYGQFFVRKSDDQNAIFIAGGSGLSSPQSMILDLLESGDSRTIYLFQGARDLAELYNRELFEQLVKDYPNFRYIPALNAPKAEDQWTGFTGFVHEAVADYFENRCGGHKAYLCGPPIMIDSAISTLMQSRLFERDIHTERFLSAADGAAGQSRSALFKHI encoded by the coding sequence ATGAGTTATCAAGTCACCATTGAACCGATCGGAACAACGATTGAAGTAGAAGAAGACCAAACAATTTTAGATGCCGCTTTACGCCAAGGCGTTTGGTTACCCTTTGCCTGTGGTCATGGCACTTGCGGGACATGTAAGGTTCAAGTCACTGACGGTTTTTATGATGTTGGTGAAGCCTCGCCATTTGCACTCATGGATATTGAACGTGATGAAAATAAGGTGCTTGCCTGCTGCTGCAAACCACAGTCCGACATGGTCATTGAAGCCGATGTCGATGAAGACCCAGATTTCTTAGGTCATTTGGTTCAAGACTATCAAGCGACCGTCATTGATATAAAAGACTTGTCGCCAACCATTAAAGGAATCCGACTACAACTAGATCGCCCAATCGAATTCCAAGCTGGCCAATATATCAATGTCCAATTTCCAGATATTGAAGGAACTCGTGCATTTTCAATTGCCAATTCACCCAGTGAAGTGGGCATTGTTGAGTTGCATATTCGTAAAGTTGAAGGCGGTGCAGCGACGACTTATGTACATGAACAACTTGCCACAGGTGATCAGCTCGATATTTCAGGCCCTTATGGTCAATTTTTCGTACGCAAGTCAGATGATCAAAATGCCATTTTCATTGCAGGTGGTTCAGGTCTTTCAAGTCCACAATCGATGATTTTAGATTTGCTTGAATCTGGAGATAGTCGCACCATTTACCTCTTCCAAGGAGCACGAGACTTGGCAGAGCTGTACAATCGAGAATTGTTTGAACAACTCGTAAAAGACTATCCAAACTTCCGCTATATCCCTGCCCTGAATGCACCAAAAGCAGAAGACCAATGGACTGGATTTACCGGATTCGTGCATGAGGCTGTTGCCGATTACTTTGAAAATCGATGTGGTGGACACAAAGCGTATTTGTGCGGCCCACCAATCATGATCGACTCGGCAATTTCAACACTCATGCAAAGCCGCTTATTCGAACGAGACATTCATACTGAACGTTTCTTAAGTGCAGCCGATGGTGCTGCTGGACAATCGCGTTCGGCTTTGTTTAAGCACATCTAA
- a CDS encoding SphA family protein, with amino-acid sequence MNNKIAAIICGAISALYLPSAFATENGSDSFALGAEGMMAGALPPAGVYLLSYYQNYHASDFQNGPDQFHVDVNAVVPRLVWMTDQKILDGQLGFYAAQPLVDLRLKVNGMADSNQGLGDLILGGMLGWHQGNHHWIAALETVLGTGEYDTPSTTHPVEANLGKNYHTIRPILAYSYANAAGLDLSTKLSYSWNTPNDATDYKSGQYIAGDYSLGYRINPKLKVAVEGYAFKQTTDDKVNGSDIGFKGQAFAIGPGIQYADKNWSIEAKFLKETEVEYRPEGHTSWLKLIWAF; translated from the coding sequence ATGAATAACAAAATTGCTGCAATCATATGTGGTGCAATCAGCGCCCTTTACCTTCCCTCTGCATTTGCGACAGAAAATGGCTCAGACTCTTTTGCATTAGGTGCCGAAGGTATGATGGCGGGTGCCTTACCACCTGCTGGTGTCTATCTACTCAGTTATTATCAAAATTATCACGCATCAGATTTTCAAAATGGTCCCGACCAGTTCCATGTTGATGTCAACGCTGTGGTTCCGCGGTTGGTCTGGATGACCGATCAAAAAATTCTGGATGGACAACTCGGGTTTTATGCAGCCCAGCCCTTGGTCGATCTACGGCTTAAAGTAAATGGAATGGCTGACTCAAACCAAGGTCTCGGAGACTTGATTTTGGGTGGCATGCTCGGCTGGCATCAAGGAAATCATCACTGGATTGCAGCCCTCGAAACGGTACTGGGAACAGGTGAATACGACACTCCAAGTACGACACATCCAGTTGAAGCTAATCTCGGCAAAAACTATCACACCATTCGACCTATTCTTGCCTATAGTTATGCCAATGCAGCAGGTTTAGACCTTTCAACTAAACTGTCTTATAGCTGGAATACACCTAACGACGCGACCGACTATAAGTCTGGACAATACATTGCGGGTGACTATAGCTTAGGTTATCGCATTAACCCCAAACTCAAAGTTGCAGTTGAAGGCTATGCTTTTAAACAAACTACAGATGACAAAGTAAACGGAAGTGACATTGGGTTTAAAGGACAAGCTTTTGCAATTGGTCCAGGCATTCAATATGCCGATAAAAACTGGTCTATTGAAGCCAAATTTTTAAAAGAAACCGAAGTCGAATATCGTCCCGAAGGCCATACCAGCTGGCTAAAATTGATTTGGGCTTTCTAA
- a CDS encoding LysR family transcriptional regulator, whose product MELRHLRYFVAVVEEQSFTKAAEKLFIAQPPLSRQIQNLESELGIQLFERGSRPLQTTPAGHFFYQHALKLLSNAEEIKSMTKRIGLIERSVTIGFVGSLLYGLLPRIIYLFRQQQPHLNIQLMELSTTEQLQALKEGRIDVGFGRLRISDPAVRRILLRKERLVVAAHTSHPIAQRTEGVYLADLIDEKMFMYPTSPKPNFSTQLLNIFAEHSLVPKNMHEIREIQLALGLVAAGEGLCIIPASADTIRFPHLNYIPILDNGAVSPIFITARAMDRSEDLQLLFDCIYQVYDLEGIPYKRTVFTLDQNPIDDSDGIDF is encoded by the coding sequence ATGGAACTAAGACATTTACGGTATTTTGTGGCTGTTGTTGAAGAGCAGAGCTTTACAAAAGCTGCGGAAAAACTATTTATTGCTCAACCACCTTTGAGTCGGCAGATTCAAAATTTGGAAAGTGAGCTTGGAATTCAACTGTTTGAGCGTGGAAGCCGTCCTTTACAGACAACCCCAGCCGGACATTTCTTTTATCAGCACGCCCTTAAACTTTTGTCGAATGCTGAAGAAATAAAAAGTATGACCAAACGTATTGGTCTGATTGAACGCAGTGTGACCATCGGTTTTGTCGGGTCTTTACTCTATGGTTTACTGCCTCGAATCATTTATTTATTTCGGCAACAACAACCTCATTTGAATATTCAATTGATGGAGTTAAGTACGACTGAGCAACTACAGGCATTAAAAGAAGGGCGTATTGATGTTGGATTTGGACGTCTAAGAATTAGTGATCCTGCTGTGAGACGTATTTTGCTACGTAAAGAACGCTTGGTGGTTGCTGCGCATACGAGTCATCCGATTGCTCAGCGTACCGAAGGGGTATATTTGGCCGATCTCATTGATGAAAAGATGTTTATGTATCCCACTTCGCCGAAACCTAATTTTTCGACCCAGCTTTTAAATATTTTTGCCGAGCATAGTTTGGTTCCAAAAAATATGCATGAAATACGGGAAATTCAGCTGGCTTTGGGCTTGGTAGCAGCGGGTGAAGGTTTGTGTATTATTCCTGCCAGTGCCGATACCATTCGTTTTCCTCATTTAAACTACATTCCGATTTTAGATAACGGCGCAGTCAGTCCGATTTTCATTACGGCACGCGCAATGGACCGAAGTGAAGACTTACAGCTTTTATTTGATTGTATTTATCAGGTTTATGATCTTGAAGGTATTCCATATAAACGTACCGTTTTCACGCTCGATCAGAATCCGATAGATGATTCAGACGGTATCGATTTTTAA
- the benA gene encoding benzoate 1,2-dioxygenase large subunit → MPRIPVINTSHLDRIDELLVDNIDTGEFKLHRSVFTDEALFDLEMKYIFEGNWVYLAHESQIPNNNDYYTTHIGRQPVIIARNRNGELNAMINACSHRGAQLCRHKRGNKATYTCPFHGWTFNNSGKLLKVKDPSEAGYSDCFNQEGSHDLKKVARFESYKGFLFGSLNPDVPSLEEFLGETTKIIDMIVDQSEHGLEVLRGSSTYTYEGNWKLTAENGADGYHVSAVHWNYAATTQHRKETQAADNIRAMSAGSWGKQGGGSYGFENGHMLLWTQWANPEDRPNFPKADEYTEKYGEAMSKWMIERSRNLCLYPNVYLMDQFGSQIRVLRPLSVNRTEVTIYCIAPKGEAPEARARRIRQYEDFFNASGMATPDDLEEFRACQAGYAGIALEWNDMCRGSKHWIYGPDDAANEIGLKPMLSGIKTEDEGLYLAQHQYWLHTMKHAIASEKEIADQGETA, encoded by the coding sequence ATGCCACGTATTCCTGTAATCAATACTAGCCATCTTGACCGTATTGATGAATTACTTGTAGATAATATCGATACAGGTGAATTTAAACTTCATCGCTCAGTATTTACTGACGAAGCCCTATTTGACCTCGAAATGAAATATATCTTCGAAGGTAATTGGGTTTACTTAGCACACGAAAGTCAAATTCCGAATAATAATGACTACTACACCACTCACATCGGTCGTCAGCCGGTCATTATTGCCCGCAACCGTAACGGCGAACTGAATGCCATGATCAATGCGTGTTCACACCGCGGAGCACAACTTTGCCGTCACAAGCGTGGTAACAAAGCAACATATACTTGCCCTTTCCACGGCTGGACGTTTAACAACTCAGGTAAATTACTCAAGGTTAAAGATCCAAGCGAAGCTGGTTACTCGGACTGCTTTAACCAAGAAGGCTCACATGACCTTAAAAAAGTGGCTCGTTTTGAGAGCTACAAAGGTTTCTTATTTGGTAGCTTAAATCCCGATGTTCCTTCACTTGAAGAATTCTTGGGTGAAACCACCAAAATCATTGACATGATTGTTGATCAGTCTGAACATGGCCTTGAAGTTTTACGTGGTTCATCTACCTATACATACGAAGGTAACTGGAAACTCACCGCTGAAAATGGCGCCGATGGTTACCACGTTTCTGCTGTGCACTGGAACTACGCAGCAACAACTCAACACCGTAAAGAAACTCAAGCTGCCGATAACATCCGTGCCATGAGTGCAGGTTCTTGGGGTAAACAAGGCGGTGGCTCGTATGGCTTTGAAAATGGTCACATGTTGCTTTGGACACAATGGGCAAACCCAGAAGACCGCCCAAACTTCCCGAAAGCAGATGAATACACCGAAAAATACGGTGAAGCAATGTCGAAATGGATGATTGAGCGCTCACGTAATTTGTGTCTCTATCCAAATGTTTATTTGATGGACCAGTTCGGTTCGCAAATTCGTGTACTTCGCCCACTTTCGGTTAATAGAACTGAAGTTACCATTTACTGTATTGCTCCTAAAGGCGAAGCACCCGAAGCTCGTGCACGTCGTATCCGTCAATATGAAGATTTCTTTAATGCTTCAGGCATGGCAACACCAGACGATTTAGAAGAGTTCCGTGCTTGTCAGGCAGGCTACGCAGGTATTGCACTTGAATGGAATGACATGTGCCGTGGTTCAAAACACTGGATTTATGGACCAGACGATGCAGCGAATGAAATCGGTTTAAAACCAATGTTAAGTGGTATCAAAACTGAAGATGAAGGTCTTTATCTTGCCCAACATCAATATTGGTTACACACCATGAAACATGCGATTGCATCAGAGAAAGAAATTGCTGATCAGGGAGAAACAGCATGA
- the benC gene encoding benzoate 1,2-dioxygenase electron transfer component BenC, with amino-acid sequence MSNHNVALQFEDGVTRFINVAQGETLSDAAYRQKINIPLDCRDGACGTCRAFCESGSYDMPEETYIEDALTPEEAEQGYILACQCRPTSDAVFQIQASSDVCKTAIHSFQGTLARVENLSDSTITFDIQLDEGQPDIHFLAGQYVNVAIPETGETRSYSFSSKPGNRLTGFVVRNVPNGKMSEFLSKNAQAGDKMTFTGPFGSFYLRNVARPVLMLAGGTGIAPFMSMLQVLEEKGSEQPVRLVFGVTNDFDLVALEKLNELQAKFPWFEYRTVVASPESNHERKGYVTGHIESEWLNGGDVDVYLCGPVPMVEAVRGWLETENIKPANFLFEKFSAN; translated from the coding sequence ATGTCAAACCACAATGTTGCACTTCAATTTGAAGATGGTGTTACACGTTTCATTAACGTAGCTCAGGGCGAAACCCTATCTGACGCAGCCTATCGCCAAAAAATTAATATTCCTTTGGATTGCCGTGATGGTGCATGTGGAACTTGCCGCGCATTTTGCGAGTCCGGTAGTTATGACATGCCAGAAGAAACCTATATTGAAGATGCATTAACACCAGAAGAAGCTGAGCAAGGTTATATTCTTGCTTGCCAATGTCGCCCAACCTCAGATGCCGTATTTCAAATTCAAGCCTCATCAGATGTCTGCAAAACAGCAATTCATAGCTTCCAAGGTACATTAGCCCGCGTTGAAAACTTATCAGACTCAACGATCACATTTGATATTCAACTTGATGAAGGTCAACCAGATATTCATTTCCTTGCAGGTCAATACGTCAACGTTGCGATTCCAGAAACTGGTGAAACACGTTCATATTCATTTAGCTCAAAACCGGGCAATCGCTTAACGGGCTTTGTGGTCCGTAACGTACCGAACGGCAAAATGAGTGAATTCTTGAGCAAAAATGCCCAAGCTGGCGACAAAATGACATTTACCGGCCCATTCGGTAGCTTCTATTTACGTAATGTAGCGCGTCCAGTGCTGATGCTCGCAGGTGGTACTGGCATTGCCCCATTTATGTCGATGTTACAAGTGCTTGAAGAAAAAGGTTCAGAACAGCCTGTTCGTTTAGTCTTTGGTGTAACCAATGACTTTGATTTGGTTGCTTTAGAAAAGCTCAACGAGTTGCAAGCGAAATTCCCGTGGTTTGAATATCGCACTGTGGTCGCAAGCCCTGAGAGCAACCATGAACGCAAAGGCTATGTCACTGGTCATATTGAAAGTGAATGGTTAAACGGTGGCGACGTCGATGTTTATCTATGTGGCCCAGTACCAATGGTAGAAGCGGTACGTGGCTGGTTAGAAACTGAAAATATCAAACCTGCTAACTTCTTGTTTGAAAAATTCTCTGCAAACTAA
- a CDS encoding 1,6-dihydroxycyclohexa-2,4-diene-1-carboxylate dehydrogenase, producing the protein MSNRQRFTDKVVIVTGSAQGIGRGVALQVAAEGGQVIMADRSEYVEEVLKEIQSANGNAVTINADLETYAGAQAVVAKAIEHYGRVDILINNVGGAIWMKPFEEFSEEEIIKEVNRSLFPTLWCCRAVLPAMIKQQSGVIVNVSSIATRGINRIPYSASKGGVNALTASLAFEHAKDGIRVNAVATGGTEAPPRKVPRNANPLSQNEKDWMQQVVNQTIDRTFMGRYGTIQEQVNAILFLASDEASYMTGSVISVGGGDQG; encoded by the coding sequence ATGTCAAACCGTCAAAGATTTACCGATAAAGTCGTGATTGTTACGGGTAGTGCCCAAGGTATTGGTCGTGGTGTGGCACTACAAGTAGCAGCTGAAGGCGGCCAAGTCATCATGGCTGACCGCTCTGAATATGTTGAAGAAGTTCTCAAAGAAATTCAGAGTGCAAATGGCAATGCCGTCACGATTAATGCCGACCTTGAAACCTATGCAGGCGCGCAAGCGGTAGTTGCAAAAGCCATCGAACACTATGGTCGGGTAGATATCCTGATTAATAATGTAGGTGGCGCGATCTGGATGAAACCTTTTGAAGAGTTTTCTGAAGAAGAGATCATTAAGGAAGTAAATCGCTCATTGTTTCCAACTTTATGGTGCTGCCGCGCTGTGTTGCCCGCCATGATTAAGCAACAATCGGGTGTGATTGTAAATGTATCGTCAATTGCAACCCGTGGTATTAACCGTATTCCCTACTCTGCATCTAAAGGTGGGGTAAATGCTTTAACCGCATCGCTTGCTTTTGAACATGCTAAAGATGGAATTCGAGTCAATGCCGTTGCGACGGGTGGAACCGAAGCCCCACCTCGCAAAGTACCACGTAATGCCAATCCGTTAAGTCAAAATGAAAAAGACTGGATGCAGCAAGTGGTTAATCAAACAATAGATCGAACATTTATGGGCCGTTATGGCACAATTCAAGAACAAGTAAATGCAATTTTATTTCTTGCATCAGACGAAGCATCATATATGACTGGCTCGGTTATTTCAGTCGGAGGTGGAGATCAGGGTTAA
- the benE gene encoding benzoate/H(+) symporter BenE — translation MATLFKTLKNDWSISAIVAGFLAVLISYSGPLIIFFQAAQRAHVSTDMMVSWIWGISIGAAVSGIYLSIKYKTPVITAWSAPGTALLVTLFPNISLNEAVAAYITSAIVIFLIGITGYFDKLLKWIPQDVAAGMMAGILFQFGIGLFTASDSMPFIVFSMLIVFLIAKRLMPRYTMIWVLAAGVLLSLILGKMNPVDVSFSLAIPQWISPEWTWNSTLNLAVPLILVSLTGQFLPGMAIMKLSGYDTPAKPIITITSIASLAVACVGGITIVLASITAALCMGKDAHELKEKRYIAGIANGIFYILGGLFAGSIVMLFSLLPKELVAALAGLALLGAIATNISVAMKNDSQRDAALITFLATASGMHFLGLSSVFWGICIGVIAHFILTPRSTSATN, via the coding sequence ATGGCAACCCTGTTCAAGACATTAAAAAATGACTGGTCCATATCAGCAATAGTTGCGGGCTTTCTTGCGGTTTTAATTTCTTACTCAGGCCCACTGATTATTTTTTTCCAAGCTGCTCAGCGTGCTCATGTGTCCACCGACATGATGGTGTCATGGATTTGGGGAATCTCAATTGGTGCCGCCGTTTCAGGTATTTATCTTTCGATTAAATATAAAACTCCTGTCATAACCGCATGGTCAGCACCGGGCACTGCCCTATTAGTTACCCTATTTCCAAACATCTCGTTGAATGAAGCGGTAGCCGCCTATATTACTTCCGCCATCGTTATTTTTTTAATTGGCATTACAGGTTACTTCGACAAATTACTAAAGTGGATTCCGCAAGACGTCGCTGCCGGCATGATGGCGGGTATTCTTTTTCAATTTGGTATTGGTCTATTTACCGCATCTGATAGTATGCCTTTTATTGTCTTTAGCATGCTTATTGTCTTTTTAATTGCCAAACGTTTAATGCCGCGCTACACCATGATTTGGGTGTTAGCTGCTGGAGTTTTATTGAGCCTCATTTTAGGAAAAATGAATCCGGTTGATGTGAGTTTTAGTTTAGCGATCCCGCAGTGGATTAGTCCCGAATGGACATGGAACTCAACACTCAACCTCGCTGTTCCTCTCATTTTAGTCAGCCTAACCGGCCAATTTTTACCGGGTATGGCGATTATGAAACTCAGCGGTTACGACACACCAGCCAAACCCATTATTACTATCACCAGTATTGCTTCTTTAGCCGTTGCCTGTGTCGGTGGTATTACGATTGTGCTTGCCTCAATTACCGCTGCTTTATGTATGGGCAAAGATGCGCATGAACTTAAAGAAAAACGTTACATCGCAGGAATCGCCAACGGGATTTTTTATATTTTAGGTGGCTTATTTGCTGGCAGTATTGTCATGCTATTTAGCTTACTTCCTAAAGAGTTGGTTGCAGCACTGGCAGGTTTAGCCTTGCTTGGAGCGATTGCCACCAATATTTCTGTTGCCATGAAAAATGATAGTCAACGTGATGCTGCTCTTATTACCTTTTTAGCCACAGCATCGGGCATGCATTTTCTTGGATTAAGCTCAGTCTTTTGGGGTATTTGTATTGGTGTAATCGCCCATTTCATTCTCACCCCACGTTCAACTTCAGCCACAAATTAA